A segment of the Marmota flaviventris isolate mMarFla1 chromosome 2, mMarFla1.hap1, whole genome shotgun sequence genome:
TTTTGTCAGCCCTGCTTTTGGTGATTCTGGTGCACCCTGAAGTTTAAGAGCCATACCTTTAATAGAAAATATAGTGTCCTCAAGGCACAGTTTTTTCTTATCTtgtacagttttatttcttctgcataTTGAACTCAGCtgcgtttttgttgttgttgttttaatatagATAAACCTGCCTGTTGATGCTGTCCTTGTCCTTCTCTAGAACGCGAAGGTGTCACATTTATATCCAAatgccttctttcttttattctttgtcctttccctctctctttttgtggtactggggattgaaccatttTTCTAGTGAgctaatatttaattcaaatctGGGCTCATTCTGTAACTGTtgtgcctgattttttttttttaaatattgtttgatCTTTaccttgttctttttgtttttgttttgagatatggtctcagttttttttatttgggaGCACAGATGAATACTTGTGTTCTTTCTCTGCAGTAACTTACCAAAGAACCACTGtgtattttatgttcttttctggtCTTCCCCCCTAACTTTTACATATAGTTTATCTTGAAAGTGCTGTTTCTCAATTACtcgtgtttttttgttttgatttggtcccagagattgaacccagcgacactgccactgaactataccccagcccttttaaattttgagaagtcACACAGGCAGCCTTGAATttatatcctcctgcctcagctggtcaagtcactgagattacagatgtgtgccttTGTGCCCATCTCtcagtcacatttttaaaatgaattctgtTTGTACCGTTTTCTGGATCCTGGCTCATTCCAGGGAAGTCATTACATTTTACCTacatgtttctttatttcttgacCCCTATTCATCACCCTTATATACcaaaatagctaaaaaaaaatcctcccttTTTCTGTTACCCTCTTGGGTAGTAGTAACTAGGTCTTAACTCAGAACGATGGCTTTCTCATTATTCTTGTCCCTTTTAGTTTGGTTTATTAATCAATCCTATCAACTGGGCACATACTACaaacctgtattcccagcaactggagaggctggggcaggagaattgcaagttcaaaaccagcctgggcaatttagtgagactctgtctcaaaaagggctggagatgtagttcagcaacaaagtgcccctgggttcagttcccaggtACACAAACATTTTTCTGTGAGTAAAGCCATAGCTTTGGTATTAGAACATAAAACTATAATGAGAACTTATGTAATTAACCAAACTAGTACCAGCTTGAAACTGTGCCAGGTGTAAATCTTGAATGTATCTGGCCTTCTTGCAGTAGTGTTCCCCACAGAGTTAAGATCCAGACCATATTGGACCTTAACTTGCAACGTATTTCAAGACAAATACTTCAGGCTATCTTCCCTTCCAGTATCCATCCACAGTTATCTCTTAGCCATACATTTCATATAAGgcctactttttatatttttttataattagaattttTGCAGTAACACAAAGTTGGGATTTATGACAGGTTTTAGGATTCTGAGGGGTTAAAAAGTAGGTATAGGTTTGGATATGTGGAAAGTTGAACTTTTTCAGTTTGGTTCCTTAGCTTTTAGGAGATATTCTTGGGGATGGCTCTACTACTTATAGGTTGAGCTTACTTCATTTGTGGCTTCATTTTTGTGTAGGTGCATTTGTATCCTACTGAGCTTTTGTTATATCTTTGGGGTACCATCTAGCATTTGTAGGAAATTATTGGCCAACTTTGGTCCAAAGCCAGTTTGTTTATGCTCTCTGACCCTTTCCTAAGATGAATGGACATTGTTTTCCTTATTGgttatagttatatatatgtaCTATGATCACAGCACTCTGTATGATATTTGATATTTACTTGAATTTCTTCAAACTAAGAATGTTTCTGAGACCTCTCCCTAGtcttttttggaaaataatttaaagtatatgttaTTTGGAGAAATGTAACTATTTCAGTTAGCATTTTCATTCCTGTGGCCCAGACActcaataagaacaacttagaggaaggtCTCAGCCCATGGTTGGCagactctgggcccaaggtgaggtagcacatcatgaGGGAAGGgtgcagtggaggaaagctgctccccTCATGGCATAGAGGAAtcagaggagggatgggaatcagaagaaggagagagatgtAACCTTCCAGGGAACTCTCCTTCTGTACCATTGACCACTTctgtcacagctctcataatctaatcatttcatctctgaatatttctgcattgatAGGTTAGAGGGATATATCATATTCAAACCATGACAGCAACTTGGAAAAAGCAGGCAGTTGTGTCAAGTTTGAAATAAGattctaaaaattgaaaattattgttatggttttcTTATAATGTCTCTGTATTTGTTGAAGGATATTGTTTAGGTTTGCTGGTGTGTGTTTTGTCAGCTACACAAATTCTTCTTCATAGGTTCAAGGAAAGGACCCTTCAGTGGACATCACTCAGGACCTTGTAGATGAATCTGAAGAGGAGCGATTTGATGATATGTCATCACCAGGTTTAGAATTACCGTCTTGTGAATTAAGTCGCCTTGAGGAAATTGCAGAACTTGTGGCATCATCTTTACCTTCCCCCCTCCGCCGTGAAAAACTTGCACTAGCACTGGAAAATGAGGGTTATATTAAGAAGCTCTTAGAGCTTTTTCATGTATGTGAGGATTTGGAAAATATTGAAGGACTGCACCACTTGTATGAAATTATCAAAGGCATCTTCCTCTTGAATCGAACTGCTCTTTTTGAGGTCATGTTCTCTGAGGAATGTATAATGGACGTCATTGGATGTTTAGAATATGATCCTGCTTTATCACAACCACGTAAACACAGGGAATTTCTAACAAAAACAGCCAAATTTAAAGAAGTGATTCCCATATCAGATCCTGAGCTGAAACAAAAAATTCATCAGACATACAGAGTTCAGTATATACAAGATATGGTTCTCCCTACCCCTTCGGTCTTTGAAGAAAACATGTTATCAACACTTCACTCCTTTATCTTTTTCAATAAGGTAGAAATTGTTGGTATGTTACAGGTAAGTTAGATCATTTTCTTCCTACTTAAAAAAAGGTACCTGTTTGATTAATACCACTTAAATTGCTACTTGccttaagaaaaaattaattcattgtcTTCCTTTAAAATCCTAAGTGAGTTTGATTTTGTTAAAATCTAAAGGTGAGTATTTTGATGATCTccaataaattttgataaataataatactCTTCAGATCAGAGATGCTTGTTTGGGGTAAGGAAGGTAAATGATAAAGTAGTCTAGCTTGgaggtgggggtgtagctcagtggtatattgcttgcttagcatgcctgaGACTGTGGGTTTATATCACCTTTAGTTTGAAGAAATTACAGGGGAGCTGACCTtaatgcctgtcatcccagctactctagaggctgaggcctCCAAATCCAAATTTCTAatccaaaaattcaaaatctgaaatgctccaaagtcCAAAACTTTTTGACATGTCAGCAtcaaaaagttttgaatttcaaatttgcAGATTAGGGGTGCTCAAGCTGCAGATGTTTTCCTAGAActagaaataatttcatttcatattgaccaatttgacatattttcatttcagaCAGATATGTAAACAAATAATGTGGGCAGTACAATCTGTTAAGATTATGGTATATACTCTCCACAATCCTCTGTGGAAAGTATTGTCATTGCTAATGTTGGAGTTAGGGTTCTGGTAccattttccatttgttctttgaTAAGGAACCAGCTTTTGCTAGCTAGCAGAACCACATTCTCTAATTCAATTTGACCCCTGATTTCTGCAGATAATCTTGTTCTTTTCATCTCTTTGGTTCCATATGGTTCTATTTTTGTGTTGTAGGGATCTGTCACTTCTGTTTTCTTGGTCTTCAATGGGTAAAATACCGGTTTTAATCATTAAGTACAAATAATTTCAAGTTGTTAAGGCTTTGCTTCCCTACAGTGTGCAGTATCCTCTCCGAAATTCTGGCTGCCAATGCTACTGTTCTActgttctgtttttcttgatTTGAGGCCTTTATTTCCAAACACAGGGCCcagtgcatactaggcaagctctgtgccactgaactacacccttaGACAAAAGCAAGAACTTTTTTTAATtaacaccagggattgaatccaggagcactcagtcattgagccacatcctgagcccctttttagagacagaggctctgtaagttgcttagggccttgctaagttgctgaggctggctttgaacttgcaatcctcctgccttagcctcccaagccatagggattacaggcatgcaccactgagcctggaaCAAGAGCATGTTAGAGGTACTATTTAAAGCAGGTACCTGCCGTCCTTGTGTGTACACATGCTGGTATACCTCATCTTAAAATTGACTACTTCCTCTGTAGTACAGTTAATCATTCTTGTACTATTTGGGGTGTGTTTTGAAATTTGGGTGCCATTTTGTAACAAAcatggtccaaaaaaaaaaaaaaacctgtaatgAGGTATGAcctgtttgtgtttttttagaaaaagtaaaataaggaaaaaccAACTAGTGTAgtgttaaaagaaaatgtttcctgagTACCTACAGTAGTGAATATGAAGCTTATAATGTAGTGGGaagttgtgtatgtgtgtgtgtgtcatatatAGGGCCTGGAGTATTAATTCATTACTTCCAGCTATgtagaattaatatatttttctaaatttgatgaaaaatagtGCAGAGGAAAATTTGATAGTCGATCAGGGAGACTCTTTGACCTATTAATCAATTGGGCTTGGGTAATATTTgtcttaattataaaataaggaCATAAGGTAACATCTGAAGTTCTTTATAAGTTCTGTACTTCTCTAACTTATTTACCTAGATAAATATCCTGTGTGGGTATCCTTTAAGTCCTTTTCTAAAGtaattaaacatatattaaaatattttgtgtgtgcaATGAATATCTTCAAATAATAGATGTTTGTTTAAAACTctgaatttcactttttaaatattggaTCACCTTCTGTACCTGTAAAACTTCAAGAAAGCTTTTATCTTCCTCCCCATTTGAAAGGTTGTGGAACCTTAACTTCTAAGGTTAGTTAGTAAGAGCCTATATAAATGAGGGGTTGGCAGACTGCTTGCCATGCTtgctttgtgttttttaaataaaattttattggaacacaggtgtactcattcatttactcattctgaCTGTTGCCATTGCTACAACAGAATTGAATAGATGTAGTGAAAGCTTAGGAGACTGAGTAGCctggataacttagtgagaccttgtcttaaaattttaaaaggttggcGGGGgcctgggatgtaactcagtgataaggTGCCCCTGGGTATAATCCCCAGTGGGGGAAAAGGGGAGAATGTTCGCAAAGCCTAAAATAGGTATTCTCTGACCCTTAAATAGATTTAGGAAAAAGACCCTTGccaaaatataagaataatcTTTCTGATAAGAACCTCGCAATTTATCCAACAGTttggtttttcttccttttatagaaCAGGATTGCGAGTACCGGTTATTAATAGAAGTATCTTATATGTATATTACAGCATAGTGAAATTTTACCtctaatataattaaatttttcccATATTTCACAGGAAGATGAAAAATTTCTGACAGATTTGTTTGCACAACTAACAGATGAAGCAACAGATGAGGAAAAAAGACAGGAATTGGTAAGAAATTAGATATTAAGAAAGGCATAAAATAGAACAACAAAccatttttatgttcatttacCGTTTATCCTGATTTCaggttaactttttaaaagaattttgtgCGTTTTCTCAAACGCTACAACCTCAAAACAGAGATGCTTTTTTCAAGACTTTGTCAAACATGGGCATATTACCAGCTTTAGAAGTCATCCTTGTAAGTTTGTTTCTCTTCGttttaaatgacttatttttttttaaccacgaAAGTCATATTATGTAACGTAGGTATTTTAATATAGCTTGTATTAGGGGATGGAGATAAAGCTCAGTGATAGGATGcctgcctagtatgcatgaggccctgggttctagcccCATTGGGGGCAAGGGTGGGGGGAGCGCATACCCACACAATTATATATGTGCCAGTATTTAATATTAGCTGTGTATTTCATAAAGAAGCAATGGAATTCTAGTATTGAAATCTTACACTGTACTAAAAGAAAGCTCGATTAAAGGAATTTTCCATAGTTTTAgtaataatttctttcattagatgAAATATTGAAATAGGCAAACAGGAGCAAGTAGGTTAGAAGGTATTATTTTATCCATAGAATAAGAGGTTTTACATTCAACAGAATTTTAGACCTTTTTTATATTGCAGTGTTTTGTTATAATTTGTTCACTGTTTTAGACATTCATATAATCGTAAgtttcatgtttttataattttagtagaAGAAGTGTTCTTTCTCTGTAGGGCATGGATGATACACAGGTGCGAAGTGCTGCTACTGATATATTCTCATACTTGGTTGAATATAATCCATCCATGGTACGAGAGTTTGTCATGCAGGAGGCACAACAGAATGATGATGTAAGTAAGAAGTTAACAGAGCAAAAAATAACCAGCAAGGTAAATATTATTTGCGCGCATAGTAAGTATTTGTACATAGGAGGCTATAGCTGTGTTTATTACTCATTTTTTAAGAGTTAAGTTATTGCTCTTTGGGGGAAGTACAGCTGTAATGTCAGATGGCTTTATTCTTTCCCTAAATTGGCTCctattttagtttataaatttgTTGTCTTTCAATAGTTGTTAATGTTCACAGttgaagtttctttaaaaatttttgacactaatttttcttcttaactcTGAAGTTAacttctgtattattttattgaaatcatTTAATCAGTTAATTATTCTTCTGTAGGAAGAATTATGAGTAACTCCCCTAGGAAACATTGGCTTTTAGAGTAGATTCTCAGAATCATTAAGAAAGAACagacaagggctgggattgtggctgagcagtagagcgctcgcctagcacgggcgggacccaggttcgatcctcagcaccacataaaaataaatgcaatgtgttgtgtccatctgcaccccaaaaaaaagttaaaaaaaaaaaaaaagaacagacaaAACATAGTCCCTTGAAAAGTATTTAGGGAACTGTTTATTGCCTAATCATAAACAACAAGCTGTGTCTTGTTCAGACACACACATAAACTTAGGATTTGTGAGAAATTATAATAGACACATCAATTATAAAACAGCTAAGAGAGTATATTCTGGTAATATGAAGGACACTTACAGATTTTATGATGTATCATGTATATGGGAGCTGTAAATATGTGTGCTCCTCTTTATTTTCAGATAACCAGTGATTTCTGAGTTTGCCTCCTTACTCCATAAAATTTTATAGATAACTTTTTACTTAAGAATAGACTAAGCCGAACCAAGTGCAGTGgcatacgcctataatcccaacagcttgggaggctgaggcagggggattgcaagttcaaggcctgcctcacaatttagcaggaccctaaGCAGCTTAATGAGacacagttttaaaattaaaaggactaggggcctgttgtggctcagaagtagagcgctcacctagcatgtatgaggcactgggttcagtcctcagcataaagtaaaataaagatattgtgcactcctataactaaaaaataaaaggactggagatgtagctcagtggtaaagcaccttgggttcagtccccaggaccagaaaaaaagaataaactaagctGGTCTGCCCTCTAGTTCTTcttgagggagggaggaagacgATATCCCCttagaaaataaatctctgcACAATTCTAGCCTGTTGTGTTTCTTATAATTTAAGAAGATAGCCCTTGTTACTGTTTGGAAAGATTCTACTTAATGTGATatggtgtcaaaatgaagtgaaatggaTAGTATCATCTAtatttaaggtttatttttaaattgtaccaGGGTAGTTACAGAAAAATACCAGTTTGAACTATTGAATGTTAAGTCTCATTTTTCCTTTATGAAATAGCCCTGAGAACAAATTTGTCTGTATAACTTAAAATGGAGCTGCTCTTGTTGACCATGTAACCTACCAGATGAATCACTTTAGTACTTCACTCccgttttcttttttcttcttcaggactctggattgaaaccaggagtgctttatcacttaTTTATGCCCTCTGTtctttatttgagacagggtatcactaagatgttcaggctagcctcaaaccttACAGTCCTCTGCATCAGCTCCccacatagctgggattacagacctgggCCCTTTTGATTTTCACTCTTGATCACCATTTCCATATTTTGTCTACATTTTCTCTGTCCTTGTTCACTCTACAATTACACATATAGGCAGAAGTAGGGAATTCTCTCACTGAATCcctctcaattttatttactctATGGCCAGGAATACCAGTCATAATTGGACCTCAGGAAAGGCAGCAGTCTATTTTCTTTGACATTTGGAATCTGAATAATACATTTGTTGTTTTGTGCACTGTAATTACTATAATTGCATTTCCCTCAATTTCAGGTATTCAGGTGCCACCTATTTtcctaaatgtattttaaagggaaactttttaaaaatttccctaaatggagaagaaatatatcatttaacaaaaatagaaggactctgtattaaaataaatgtagtaaataagtattttcattattaaagttAATGTAAAGCCCATGAGTTTGTTGCATTTTATCAGAGAGGCATACAGATCTACTGACACCAAACTGAAACTTTGTCTTTGTTCCACACTTTGGAGCACTGCAGTATGTCCTAGTAAAGAAGTGAGGCAGTTACTGCATTTTGTTTGTATTAGCATGATAGCTTGAACTCAGTGATGCTATAGTGTCTTAATATGTGCTTTTCCCATTCTCTGTTTAATGAGTGATCCTTATGTGTATTTTTCTCACCAGGATATTTTGCTCATCAACCTCATTATAGAACATATGATTTGTGATACAGATCCTGAACTTGGAGGAGCAGTCCAACTTATGGGCCTGCTTCGAACTTTAGTTGACCCAGAGAACATGCTAGCCACTGCCAATGTAAGCCATGGGCATTTTTCCTCTTTCATAGCTAGCATGTTGTTTATTGCTGCTGGGAACCAGTGCAGTTAAAGTTCATGAAAGTGTTTttgattccttagaaaacagaaaagactgAATTTCTTGGTTTCTTCTACAAGCACTGTATGCATGTTCTCACTGCTCCCTTACTAGCAAATACAACAGAAGACAAGCCTAGTAAAGGTAAGATAATGCAGGTTGGTAGTTAAGTTCTCTCTTCTTGAATTCTGAGACTCAAAATTAGTGTTAAGTAATAGTCTTTATTTTGAGGTAGTGGGAGAGGAATGAAGGCATGGGCAGCAGGCATACCTCAAAAGAACAGTAATAGTCTTTAAAAGTTCAAACATTAGGTTAACATAGAGgtctaataatatattttcaagagctagttaagaaatttgttttttaaaatcctattaataaaaagataacagaagtatacaaaaaaaagaaggttttaaaataaatttttgttcagtGATGTTTGTATTTAGTTTGTATAAGCACAGGTGAAATATAAAGAAGGCAGTAGTTATGAACAGTTTGTTATTTGTCCTCCAGGTGTCTAGACAGAGCTATGTTTCTGCTCAATATGACTTTTTATTTCTCAGGGCTTTAgcttatatgtgtatgtattttaaaaaatgccacatttaaaagtagttttagggtctTCACTGGGAAATTCCTTATTGAAGCTCTGAAAACAACACTTTTTTCATCGAATTCAGagtgttatatttattttaaaacacaagagggctggggttgtggctcagtggtagtgtgcttgcctagcatgtgtgaggcactgggttcgattctcagcaccacctataaaaaaatgaataaaataaaggtccatcaacatctaagaAAAAAAGCCCCTTCTttcctttagggaaaaaaaactcacacaacttaagagaaaaatacatgtaaatttgaaatgggaatttttttttcctattttattcatattGGGTAAAGCTTGAGACCTCTTTCCAAACGCATATTCTCAATTCATCCAGCATTTATAAAAACCCTATGTTGAAGGCACTTTGCTAATATCTATGGGGACTAAACGGGAGGAATGAAAACAGTGAGTAAAATGTTCTCAGAGGCTTCCTGCTTGGCGAGTAATAAAGATAAGCCAATAATTACCTTTCAGTGTGGACTCATTGTGTGTACTAAAGTAAACACAAAGCACACTGAAATCTTGGGAGCAAGATAAAATGATTACACCAAAGATGAGATGGTATCTAGCAGAACCTCCTGTGCTATGTGTACATCTTTGGGGCATGAGATTGTGTGTATAAgtaaaattgtattttgtttatttcagatgATTTTCAAACTGCACAGTTGTTGGCACTTGTATTGGAATTGTTAACGTTCTGTGTGGAGCACCATACCTACCACATAAAGAACTACATTATCAACAAAGACATCCTTCGCAGAGTGCTAGTGCTTATGGCCTCCAAACATGCTTTCCTGGCATTATGTAAGTGTTGCTTCTCATAGACTTACTTACTATCTTTGAATATTATCATGTTGTTGCTATCTTTGGATCTGACTACCTAAGAATAAAAGTTTGGTGACTATAGGTCAGGGGACCTAAGCACGCTGATTATATATAGTTTTGCCACATTGTACGTGTATGACAAAGGGATTAGAGTATATGTACAAATTATAGTAAAATTATACCATTTTGTTATTAAAACAGTCCCTTTGATCATTTTACCTCAACTTTTGGGCAAATCTAGCCCATGGCCTGTTTTTGTACaacctgaaaactaaaaaatggtTTTGATATTTCTGAAGagtggtttaaaaaaacaaaaataaatatgccaCAGAGGCCATATGTGGCCCACGATGCTAGAGATAATGTACCATATGACCTGTATGAAAAAAGTTTGCATACGCTTTCAGAGCAACAACAGATAGTGTCTTTCCCCATCTGTGCTGGAGATTGAGCTAAGGGCTCTCACACAGAGCTCT
Coding sequences within it:
- the Ppp4r3a gene encoding serine/threonine-protein phosphatase 4 regulatory subunit 3A isoform X2; translated protein: MTDTRRRVKVYTLNEDRQWDDRGTGHVSSGYVERLKGMSLLVRAESDGSLLLESKINPNTAYQKQQDTLIVWSEAENYDLALSFQEKAGCDEIWEKICQVQGKDPSVDITQDLVDESEEERFDDMSSPGLELPSCELSRLEEIAELVASSLPSPLRREKLALALENEGYIKKLLELFHVCEDLENIEGLHHLYEIIKGIFLLNRTALFEVMFSEECIMDVIGCLEYDPALSQPRKHREFLTKTAKFKEVIPISDPELKQKIHQTYRVQYIQDMVLPTPSVFEENMLSTLHSFIFFNKVEIVGMLQEDEKFLTDLFAQLTDEATDEEKRQELVNFLKEFCAFSQTLQPQNRDAFFKTLSNMGILPALEVILGMDDTQVRSAATDIFSYLVEYNPSMVREFVMQEAQQNDDDILLINLIIEHMICDTDPELGGAVQLMGLLRTLVDPENMLATANKTEKTEFLGFFYKHCMHVLTAPLLANTTEDKPSKDDFQTAQLLALVLELLTFCVEHHTYHIKNYIINKDILRRVLVLMASKHAFLALCALRFKRKIIGLKDEFYNRYIMKSFLFEPVVKAFLNNGSRYNLMNSAIIEMFEFIRVEDIKSLTAHVIENYWKALEDVDYVQTFKGLKLRFEQQRERQDNPKLDSMRSILRNHRYRRDARTLEDEEEMWFNADEDDIEDGEAVVSPSDKAKNDDDIMDPISKFMERKKLKESEEKEVLLKTNLSGRQSPSFKLSLSSGTKTNLTSQSSATNLPGSPGSPGSPGSPGSPGSVPKNTSQTAAITTKGGLVGLVDYPDDDEEDEEDEDKEDTLPLSKKAKFES
- the Ppp4r3a gene encoding serine/threonine-protein phosphatase 4 regulatory subunit 3A isoform X1, with the protein product MTDTRRRVKVYTLNEDRQWDDRGTGHVSSGYVERLKGMSLLVRAESDGSLLLESKINPNTAYQKQQDTLIVWSEAENYDLALSFQEKAGCDEIWEKICQVQGKDPSVDITQDLVDESEEERFDDMSSPGLELPSCELSRLEEIAELVASSLPSPLRREKLALALENEGYIKKLLELFHVCEDLENIEGLHHLYEIIKGIFLLNRTALFEVMFSEECIMDVIGCLEYDPALSQPRKHREFLTKTAKFKEVIPISDPELKQKIHQTYRVQYIQDMVLPTPSVFEENMLSTLHSFIFFNKVEIVGMLQEDEKFLTDLFAQLTDEATDEEKRQELVNFLKEFCAFSQTLQPQNRDAFFKTLSNMGILPALEVILGMDDTQVRSAATDIFSYLVEYNPSMVREFVMQEAQQNDDVSKKLTEQKITSKDILLINLIIEHMICDTDPELGGAVQLMGLLRTLVDPENMLATANKTEKTEFLGFFYKHCMHVLTAPLLANTTEDKPSKDDFQTAQLLALVLELLTFCVEHHTYHIKNYIINKDILRRVLVLMASKHAFLALCALRFKRKIIGLKDEFYNRYIMKSFLFEPVVKAFLNNGSRYNLMNSAIIEMFEFIRVEDIKSLTAHVIENYWKALEDVDYVQTFKGLKLRFEQQRERQDNPKLDSMRSILRNHRYRRDARTLEDEEEMWFNADEDDIEDGEAVVSPSDKAKNDDDIMDPISKFMERKKLKESEEKEVLLKTNLSGRQSPSFKLSLSSGTKTNLTSQSSATNLPGSPGSPGSPGSPGSPGSVPKNTSQTAAITTKGGLVGLVDYPDDDEEDEEDEDKEDTLPLSKKAKFES